A single region of the Pseudomonas sp. GGS8 genome encodes:
- a CDS encoding ABC transporter substrate-binding protein translates to MRQLAPYALIYLLAIACAAGVATQSQAADAPLQVRIGYLGYRPDPGPLLSNVIPEPTDAGLRGAELAIIDSNSTGRFLNHSYSLVSANVDNPEALIEAAKAQHEQGLRLFVVNAPVQTLRRLSAVLPDSLLFNAGSPDDSLRTTDCLPNVLHSLPSRAMLADALAQFLVLRKWQRALLIVGPTADDQAYAAALRRAAKRFGLQLLAEKTWSFDNDQRRSAQADMPLFTQTAEYDVVLVADERGDFGEYVPYQTWYPRPVAGTQGLTPVGWHKTVETYGAAQLQKRFEALAGRWMNDRDFAAWMAVRSIASAVGKLRQVDAMAIRTLEISDQLPLDGFKGRKLSYRPWNGQLRQPIPIVQPRALVSTSPQDGFLHPFNEMDSLGYDKAEVSCRFP, encoded by the coding sequence ATGCGCCAGCTCGCCCCTTATGCCTTGATCTACCTGCTGGCGATTGCCTGCGCCGCCGGGGTGGCGACCCAGAGTCAGGCGGCGGATGCGCCGTTGCAGGTGCGCATCGGCTACCTGGGGTATCGACCCGATCCCGGACCATTGCTGTCGAACGTTATTCCTGAACCGACCGATGCCGGCCTGCGGGGTGCTGAACTGGCGATCATCGACAGCAACAGCACCGGGCGTTTCCTCAATCACAGCTACAGCCTGGTCAGCGCCAACGTCGACAATCCGGAGGCGCTGATCGAAGCGGCCAAAGCCCAACACGAACAAGGCCTGCGCCTGTTTGTGGTGAATGCACCGGTGCAAACCCTGCGCCGACTCAGCGCCGTGCTGCCCGACAGCCTGCTGTTCAATGCCGGCAGCCCCGATGACAGTCTGCGCACTACCGACTGCCTGCCGAACGTGCTGCACAGCCTGCCAAGCCGCGCGATGCTGGCCGATGCGCTGGCGCAATTTCTGGTGCTGCGCAAATGGCAACGGGCGCTGCTGATCGTCGGCCCCACCGCCGACGATCAAGCCTATGCCGCCGCCCTGCGGCGGGCGGCGAAACGCTTCGGCCTGCAACTGTTGGCGGAAAAAACCTGGAGCTTCGATAACGATCAACGGCGCAGCGCCCAGGCCGACATGCCGCTGTTCACCCAGACCGCCGAATACGACGTGGTGCTGGTGGCCGATGAACGCGGCGACTTTGGCGAGTACGTGCCCTACCAGACCTGGTACCCACGCCCGGTCGCCGGCACTCAGGGCCTGACCCCGGTGGGCTGGCACAAGACCGTGGAAACCTACGGCGCCGCGCAGTTGCAAAAACGCTTCGAAGCCCTGGCCGGGCGCTGGATGAACGATCGGGATTTCGCCGCGTGGATGGCCGTACGCAGCATCGCCAGCGCGGTGGGCAAACTGCGTCAGGTCGATGCGATGGCGATCCGTACGCTTGAAATCAGCGATCAATTGCCGCTGGACGGCTTCAAGGGTCGCAAGCTCAGTTATCGGCCGTGGAACGGTCAGTTGCGCCAACCGATCCCCATCGTACAGCCCCGGGCGTTGGTCAGTACGTCGCCGCAAGACGGTTTCTTGCACCCCTTCAACGAAATGGACAGCTTGGGTTACGACAAAGCCGAGGTCAGCTGCCGCTTTCCCTGA
- a CDS encoding YVTN family beta-propeller repeat protein produces the protein MRRTLLSCALLLAAGHAAASTAWVSNEKDNSLSLIDMQTLQVTDTLPVGQRPRGLLLSHDNKLLYICASDSDRVQVMDVATRKIIKELPSGKDPEQFALHPNNRWLYVSNEDDALVTVIDTETSKVLGQINVGVEPEGMAVSPDGKWAVNTSETTNMLHWIDTGTQTLADNTLVDQRPRFVEFNPDGSQLWASAEIGGTVTILDVASRKILKTLSFQIKGVHPDKVQPVGIKLSADGKYGFVALGPANHVAVIDAKTFDIVDYLLVGRRVWQMAFTPDQRQLLATNGVSGDVSVIDVDTLKVSKSVKVGRYPWGVVVTP, from the coding sequence ATGCGCCGCACCCTGCTTTCATGCGCTCTACTGCTCGCCGCCGGGCATGCGGCGGCCAGCACTGCCTGGGTCTCCAACGAAAAGGACAACAGCCTGAGCCTGATCGACATGCAGACCCTGCAAGTCACCGACACCCTGCCCGTCGGCCAGCGCCCGCGCGGCCTGTTGCTGTCCCACGACAACAAGCTGCTGTACATCTGCGCCAGCGATTCGGACCGGGTCCAGGTGATGGACGTCGCCACGCGCAAGATCATCAAGGAACTGCCCTCGGGCAAAGACCCCGAACAATTCGCCCTGCACCCCAATAATCGCTGGTTGTACGTCTCCAACGAGGACGATGCACTGGTGACGGTGATCGACACTGAAACCTCCAAAGTGCTCGGCCAGATCAACGTCGGTGTCGAACCCGAAGGCATGGCCGTCAGCCCCGACGGTAAATGGGCGGTGAACACCAGCGAAACCACCAACATGCTGCACTGGATCGACACCGGCACCCAGACCCTGGCCGACAATACGCTGGTGGATCAGCGGCCGCGTTTTGTCGAGTTCAATCCCGATGGCTCGCAGCTCTGGGCCTCGGCGGAGATCGGCGGCACGGTGACGATTCTCGATGTCGCCAGCCGCAAGATCCTCAAGACCCTGAGTTTCCAGATCAAAGGCGTGCACCCGGACAAAGTCCAGCCTGTCGGCATCAAACTCAGCGCCGACGGCAAGTACGGCTTCGTCGCCCTCGGCCCGGCCAACCATGTGGCGGTGATCGACGCCAAGACCTTCGACATTGTTGATTACCTGCTGGTGGGCCGACGGGTCTGGCAGATGGCATTCACCCCGGATCAACGGCAATTGTTGGCCACCAACGGCGTCAGTGGCGACGTGTCGGTGATCGATGTCGATACCCTCAAGGTCAGCAAATCGGTGAAGGTCGGGCGCTATCCGTGGGGCGTGGTGGTGACGCCATGA
- a CDS encoding ABC transporter ATP-binding protein has protein sequence MNALEVSNLSFAYGPREALRQVGFSLAPGRFAALLGPNGAGKSTLIALLTRLYDLQRGDIRVGGHSLHNAARPALKQLGVVFQQSTLDLDLSVEQNLRYHAALHGLSRRQTGLRVDAELARQALTERRRERVRELNGGHRRRVEIARALLHEPRLLLLDEASVGLDPASRLALNQHIRSLCREQTISVLWTTHLLDEVQPSDDLLILHQGRLVASGQADALSLEHGGDLGSAFARLTTSAPSGAIAG, from the coding sequence ATGAACGCCCTTGAAGTCAGCAACCTGAGTTTCGCTTACGGCCCGCGCGAGGCCTTGCGCCAGGTGGGTTTCAGCCTGGCACCGGGGCGTTTTGCGGCGTTGCTGGGGCCCAACGGCGCGGGCAAATCAACTCTGATCGCCCTGCTCACCCGACTCTATGATCTGCAACGCGGCGATATCCGGGTCGGCGGCCATTCCTTGCACAACGCGGCACGCCCGGCGTTAAAGCAGTTGGGGGTGGTGTTTCAGCAAAGCACCCTGGATCTGGACCTCAGCGTCGAGCAGAACCTGCGCTATCACGCCGCGCTGCATGGTCTGTCCCGACGCCAGACCGGGTTGCGGGTCGACGCGGAGCTGGCACGGCAGGCCTTGACCGAGCGCCGGCGCGAGCGGGTCCGCGAACTCAATGGCGGCCATCGCCGGCGGGTGGAAATCGCCCGTGCGTTGCTGCATGAACCACGCCTGCTGCTGCTCGACGAGGCCAGCGTCGGTCTCGACCCGGCCAGTCGCCTGGCGCTCAATCAGCACATCCGCAGCCTATGCCGCGAGCAAACCATCAGCGTGCTCTGGACCACTCATTTGCTGGATGAAGTGCAGCCCAGCGATGACTTGCTGATCCTGCATCAAGGCCGTTTGGTCGCCAGCGGACAGGCTGATGCGCTGAGCCTGGAACATGGCGGCGACCTCGGTTCGGCCTTCGCCCGCCTGACCACCTCGGCCCCTTCAGGAGCAATCGCCGGATGA
- a CDS encoding ABC transporter permease, giving the protein MNAYWQCFSGIVLREWLRFVLQRTRFLSALVRPLLWLLVFAAGFRAALGIAIIEPYDTYIPYEVYIIPGLACMILLFNGMQGSLSMVYDREMGSMRVLLTSPLPRTFLLCSKLLATSLISLLQVYPFLAIAWLYGVQPPAMGLLLALPALLLVALMLSALGLLLSNAIRQLENFAGVMNFVIFPLFFLSSALYPLWKMRDSSEWLYWLCALNPFTHAVELVRFALYERFNPLALAVCVGLTLVFALLAVFTFNPQHAALRKTS; this is encoded by the coding sequence ATGAACGCTTACTGGCAATGTTTCAGCGGTATCGTGCTGCGTGAATGGCTGCGCTTCGTGTTGCAGCGCACACGGTTTCTCAGTGCGCTGGTGCGGCCGTTGCTGTGGCTGCTGGTGTTCGCTGCCGGTTTTCGCGCGGCACTGGGCATCGCCATCATCGAGCCCTACGACACCTACATTCCCTATGAGGTTTACATCATCCCGGGCCTTGCCTGCATGATCTTGCTGTTCAACGGCATGCAAGGTTCGCTGTCGATGGTGTATGACCGGGAGATGGGCAGCATGCGCGTGCTGCTGACCAGCCCCCTGCCCCGCACCTTTCTGCTGTGCAGCAAATTGCTGGCGACGTCGCTGATTTCGCTGTTGCAGGTGTACCCCTTCCTGGCGATTGCCTGGCTGTACGGCGTACAACCGCCGGCCATGGGCCTGTTGCTGGCGTTGCCGGCGTTGCTGCTGGTGGCGTTGATGCTCAGTGCGCTGGGCCTGTTGCTGTCCAACGCCATCCGCCAACTGGAGAACTTTGCCGGGGTGATGAATTTTGTGATCTTCCCGCTGTTTTTCCTGTCGTCGGCGCTGTATCCGTTGTGGAAAATGCGCGATTCCAGCGAGTGGTTGTATTGGCTGTGCGCCTTGAATCCGTTCACCCATGCGGTGGAACTGGTGCGGTTTGCGCTGTACGAACGCTTCAACCCGTTGGCGCTGGCGGTGTGCGTGGGGCTGACGCTGGTGTTCGCCCTGCTTGCCGTGTTCACCTTTAACCCGCAACACGCGGCCCTGCGCAAAACCAGCTAA
- a CDS encoding PQQ-dependent catabolism-associated CXXCW motif protein, with translation MPRARRVLLRPSLAALSLSLVLVAAQAETALFSTEGYRIGLYRSPTPTQLQDASIIDTPALQNLLKQTPHPLLIDVYRRQWLQGRFIEDQPHENLPGSHWLANTGDGDLTPPWQDYFAHHLRQLTAGDLTRPLVFYCRSDCWLSWNAVKRAASMGYKTLYWYRDGLDAWQAANLPVIPAQPEPFP, from the coding sequence ATGCCGCGTGCCCGACGTGTTTTGCTGCGCCCTTCTCTCGCCGCGCTGTCGCTGAGCTTGGTGCTGGTCGCTGCGCAAGCCGAAACTGCGCTGTTCTCCACCGAAGGTTATCGCATCGGCCTGTACCGCAGCCCGACCCCGACTCAGCTCCAGGACGCGAGCATCATCGACACCCCCGCCCTGCAAAACCTGCTCAAGCAGACGCCCCATCCACTGCTGATCGATGTCTATCGTCGGCAATGGCTGCAAGGACGTTTCATCGAAGACCAGCCCCACGAAAACCTGCCCGGCAGCCATTGGCTGGCCAATACCGGAGACGGTGACCTGACGCCCCCGTGGCAGGACTATTTCGCGCATCATCTGCGGCAATTGACGGCGGGCGATTTGACTCGACCGTTGGTCTTCTACTGCCGCTCCGATTGCTGGTTGAGCTGGAACGCGGTAAAACGCGCTGCTTCCATGGGCTATAAAACACTGTATTGGTACCGCGACGGTCTGGATGCCTGGCAAGCGGCGAATCTGCCTGTGATACCGGCCCAGCCCGAGCCCTTTCCCTGA
- a CDS encoding response regulator transcription factor, with protein MYKILIADDHPLFREAIHNVISDGFPGSEVMETADLDSALALTQEHDDLDLILLDLNMPGMHGLNGLINLRNEAPTIPVVIVSAEQDKQIVLQAITYGAVGFITKSSPRVQMTEAIQQILNGNVYLPPDIIRTQKSGASRRMNETPSFPPELLQALTRKQLLVLERMTKGESNKQIAYTLEIAETTVKAHVSAILRKLNVHNRVQAILSAGDIDFGSYLRR; from the coding sequence ATGTACAAAATTCTGATTGCCGACGATCACCCGCTGTTTCGCGAAGCCATTCATAACGTCATCAGCGACGGTTTCCCCGGCAGCGAGGTCATGGAAACCGCCGACCTCGACAGCGCCCTGGCCCTGACCCAGGAACACGATGACCTGGACCTGATCCTGCTCGACCTGAACATGCCCGGCATGCACGGCCTCAATGGCCTGATCAACCTGCGCAACGAGGCACCGACCATTCCGGTGGTGATCGTCTCGGCCGAACAGGACAAGCAGATCGTGCTGCAAGCCATCACCTATGGCGCAGTGGGGTTCATCACCAAGTCGTCGCCACGGGTGCAGATGACCGAGGCCATCCAGCAGATTCTCAATGGCAATGTGTACCTGCCGCCGGACATCATCCGCACGCAAAAAAGCGGCGCAAGCCGGCGCATGAACGAGACCCCCAGCTTCCCGCCAGAGCTGCTCCAGGCGCTGACCCGCAAACAGTTGCTGGTGCTGGAGCGCATGACCAAGGGCGAATCGAACAAACAGATCGCCTACACCCTGGAAATCGCCGAAACCACGGTCAAGGCCCACGTCTCGGCGATCTTGCGCAAACTCAATGTGCACAACCGGGTGCAGGCGATCTTGAGTGCCGGGGATATTGATTTCGGGTCGTATCTTCGGCGCTGA
- the nahK gene encoding hybrid sensor histidine kinase/response regulator NahK/ErcS': MACTSTRPSPGLPLPEAAPLDSADLQAQIASLRHENHKLQRINGALIERIESGITRGNDPYAAFQHSVVLAEQVRERTDALNQAMAELKAGNHLLSEARLRAETAHQHLIDAIESISDAFVLFDAEQRIVLFNSRFKAFWSNSRVRINAGMRLREVKRLMTSTGLFSEEPRSHVDESLLYRLHNGRWLQVSERPTQEGGRVILFTDITDVKLSETLRREQAVAQKSHLLQRAVDNLSQGVAMVNAEGILELWNRRFLELSGLAPVAAHRPFAEVIADSELNLLTPASRDANGRYVQECEQRLYDGRVLEIRTHPLPTGGFVNTFTDITERYQHAEALSESERWIRLITDHVPALIAYLNADLVYEFTNKVYEEWYCWPRGVMLGQSLREVHSEQHYQRLEAYVARALAGESVTFEFAETNINNQERYMLRSYVPNRLASGEVVGIFVLIRDITERRRTAEALHQAYQNLELRVRERTTELTTLNDQLLREIDERRRVESRLREAKLEAEQANLSKTKFLAAVSHDLLQPLNAARLFTSALLERREPVANENLVRNVSNSLEDVENLLGTLVDISKLDAGVIKADIAPFALSELLENLAAEYTQVARSEGLELHFVPCSALVRSDIQLLARILRNLLSNAIRYTYSGRVVLGCRRHHQRLTIEVWDSGMGIAENRLEEIFQEFKRGDVQRPDQDRGLGLGLAIVEKIARILGHRIHVRSWPGKGSMFSVEVPLSATAPKALPNLLMSEPMLERLRGARVWVLDNDAAICAGMRTLLEGWGCRVVTALSEEDLARQVDNYHAEADLLIADYHLDDEQNGVDAVARINARRASAIPAMMITANYSNELKQQIRELGHTLMHKPVRPMKLKTAMSHLLGRP; encoded by the coding sequence ATGGCATGCACATCAACCAGACCTTCACCGGGGTTGCCATTGCCCGAGGCCGCGCCCCTGGACAGCGCTGACCTTCAGGCGCAGATCGCCAGCCTGCGCCACGAAAACCACAAACTGCAGCGCATCAATGGCGCGCTGATCGAGCGCATCGAGTCCGGCATCACCCGGGGCAACGACCCGTATGCGGCGTTCCAGCATTCGGTAGTGCTGGCCGAACAGGTGCGTGAGCGCACCGACGCCCTGAACCAGGCCATGGCCGAACTCAAGGCTGGCAACCATTTACTCAGCGAAGCGCGGCTACGGGCCGAAACCGCCCATCAACACTTGATCGACGCCATCGAAAGCATCTCCGACGCCTTTGTGCTGTTCGATGCCGAGCAGCGGATTGTGCTGTTCAACAGCCGTTTCAAGGCGTTCTGGAGCAACAGCCGGGTGCGGATCAACGCCGGGATGCGCCTGCGCGAGGTCAAGCGGTTGATGACCTCGACCGGGCTGTTCAGCGAAGAACCCCGGTCGCATGTCGACGAAAGCCTGCTTTATCGCCTGCACAATGGCCGCTGGCTGCAAGTCAGTGAACGGCCGACCCAGGAAGGCGGGCGGGTGATCCTGTTCACCGACATTACCGACGTCAAACTCAGCGAAACCCTGCGCCGCGAGCAGGCGGTGGCGCAGAAATCGCACCTGTTGCAACGGGCGGTCGACAACCTGTCCCAAGGGGTGGCGATGGTCAACGCCGAGGGCATTCTGGAGTTGTGGAACCGGCGCTTCCTGGAACTCAGTGGCTTGGCCCCGGTGGCGGCTCATCGGCCGTTCGCTGAAGTGATCGCCGACAGCGAACTGAACCTGCTGACTCCAGCCAGTCGCGATGCCAACGGGCGGTACGTGCAGGAATGCGAGCAACGTCTCTACGATGGCCGGGTCCTGGAAATCCGCACCCATCCATTGCCCACCGGCGGTTTCGTCAACACCTTCACCGACATCACCGAACGCTACCAGCACGCCGAAGCCCTCAGCGAAAGCGAGCGCTGGATTCGCTTGATTACCGACCATGTGCCGGCGCTGATCGCCTACCTGAATGCCGATCTGGTCTACGAATTCACCAACAAAGTCTACGAAGAATGGTACTGCTGGCCCCGGGGCGTAATGCTCGGGCAGAGCCTGCGCGAAGTGCACAGCGAACAGCACTATCAGCGCCTGGAGGCCTACGTGGCCCGTGCCCTGGCTGGCGAAAGCGTGACGTTCGAGTTCGCCGAAACCAACATCAACAATCAGGAGCGCTACATGCTGCGCTCCTACGTGCCCAATCGCCTGGCCAGCGGGGAAGTGGTGGGGATTTTCGTGTTGATCCGCGACATCACCGAGCGCCGCCGCACCGCCGAGGCGCTGCATCAGGCCTATCAGAACCTTGAGTTGCGGGTGCGTGAACGCACCACCGAACTGACCACCCTCAATGACCAATTGCTGCGCGAAATCGACGAGCGCCGCCGCGTGGAATCACGCTTGCGCGAGGCCAAGCTCGAGGCCGAGCAGGCCAACCTGTCGAAGACCAAATTTCTCGCCGCCGTCAGTCACGATCTGCTGCAACCGCTCAACGCCGCGCGACTGTTTACCAGCGCGTTGCTGGAGCGCCGGGAGCCAGTGGCCAACGAAAATCTGGTGCGCAACGTCAGCAATTCCCTGGAAGACGTGGAAAACCTGCTGGGCACGCTGGTGGACATTTCCAAACTGGATGCCGGGGTGATCAAGGCCGACATTGCGCCGTTCGCCCTCAGCGAACTGCTGGAAAACCTTGCCGCCGAATACACCCAGGTGGCCCGCAGTGAAGGCCTTGAGCTGCATTTCGTTCCGTGTTCGGCGCTGGTACGCAGCGACATTCAATTGCTCGCGCGAATCCTGCGTAACCTGCTAAGCAATGCCATTCGTTACACCTACAGCGGGCGGGTGGTGCTCGGCTGCCGACGTCATCATCAGCGGCTGACCATTGAAGTCTGGGACAGCGGCATGGGCATTGCCGAAAACCGCCTGGAGGAGATTTTTCAGGAGTTCAAACGCGGCGACGTGCAACGCCCGGATCAGGACCGCGGCTTGGGATTGGGCCTGGCGATTGTGGAGAAAATCGCCCGTATTCTTGGCCACCGCATTCATGTGCGTTCATGGCCGGGCAAGGGCTCGATGTTTTCCGTCGAAGTGCCATTGAGCGCCACGGCGCCTAAGGCGTTGCCGAATTTGTTGATGAGTGAACCGATGCTCGAGCGCCTGCGCGGTGCACGAGTGTGGGTGCTGGACAACGACGCGGCGATTTGCGCCGGGATGCGCACCTTGCTCGAAGGTTGGGGGTGCCGGGTGGTCACGGCGCTGTCGGAGGAAGACCTGGCGCGGCAAGTGGACAACTATCACGCCGAAGCCGACCTGCTGATCGCCGACTATCACCTGGATGACGAGCAGAACGGTGTCGACGCCGTGGCCCGTATCAACGCCCGTCGCGCCTCGGCGATTCCGGCGATGATGATCACCGCCAACTACAGCAATGAACTCAAACAGCAAATCCGCGAACTGGGCCATACGCTGATGCACAAACCGGTGCGGCCGATGAAGCTCAAGACGGCGATGAGTCATTTGCTTGGCCGGCCTTGA
- the nosP gene encoding nitric oxide-sensing protein NosP, translating into MQQVHNDGVVSAMSQATDAQQAAQDLARQLLHPHLGFVLFFCSAEYDLQALGRALQQSFGGIRLVGCTSAGEITPQGYGRSCVTAVGFDHRHFSIAIELIDEMEHFSLIDAQQMVERLVSGCRSNTLAPIKGNSFALTLLDGLSSREEMVLAALSAALGDIPHFGGSAGDDNYLTHTHVYFGGEFHSGAAVVVLVNTWLDFEVFTTHHILPRAEKLVVTAADSASRRVFELNAEPAAEEYARHIGVAVADLDYRVFAAHPLAVRINDQYYVRAIQQVHPDLSLSFYCAVENGIVLTVMRPGPMLPNLQNLFDGLQERLGDLLLTIGCDCFLRRLELEDAGSLEQIGAFLREQRVMGFNTYGEQFNGMHINQTFTGVAIARGRAPGQR; encoded by the coding sequence ATGCAGCAGGTTCACAACGACGGTGTGGTCAGTGCCATGTCCCAGGCCACCGATGCCCAGCAAGCGGCCCAGGACCTGGCGCGACAACTCTTGCACCCGCATTTGGGCTTCGTGCTGTTCTTCTGTTCCGCCGAGTACGACTTGCAGGCGCTGGGACGGGCGTTGCAACAGAGCTTCGGCGGGATTCGGCTGGTGGGCTGCACCAGCGCCGGCGAAATCACCCCTCAAGGTTATGGCCGCAGCTGCGTGACGGCGGTGGGCTTCGATCATCGGCACTTTTCCATCGCCATCGAACTGATCGATGAGATGGAGCATTTCAGCCTGATCGATGCCCAGCAAATGGTCGAGCGCCTGGTCAGCGGTTGTCGCAGTAACACCCTGGCGCCGATCAAGGGCAACAGCTTTGCTCTGACTTTGCTCGATGGTTTGTCCAGCCGTGAGGAGATGGTGCTCGCCGCCTTGAGCGCGGCATTGGGCGACATTCCGCACTTCGGCGGTTCGGCCGGCGACGACAACTACCTGACCCACACCCACGTGTATTTCGGCGGCGAGTTTCACAGCGGCGCGGCGGTGGTGGTGCTGGTCAATACCTGGCTGGACTTCGAAGTGTTCACCACCCACCACATCCTGCCCAGGGCCGAAAAGCTGGTGGTCACCGCCGCCGACAGCGCCTCGCGCCGGGTGTTCGAACTCAACGCCGAACCGGCCGCCGAAGAGTACGCCCGGCACATCGGGGTGGCGGTGGCAGACCTCGATTACCGAGTCTTTGCCGCGCACCCGTTGGCGGTGCGGATCAACGATCAGTATTACGTGCGGGCGATCCAGCAGGTTCATCCGGACCTGAGCCTGAGTTTCTACTGCGCGGTGGAAAACGGCATCGTCCTTACCGTGATGCGCCCCGGCCCCATGCTGCCGAACCTGCAAAACCTGTTCGACGGTTTGCAGGAACGTCTCGGGGACTTGTTGCTGACCATCGGCTGCGACTGTTTTCTCCGGCGCCTGGAACTGGAAGATGCCGGCAGTCTCGAGCAGATCGGCGCGTTCCTGCGGGAGCAACGGGTGATGGGTTTCAATACCTACGGAGAACAGTTCAATGGCATGCACATCAACCAGACCTTCACCGGGGTTGCCATTGCCCGAGGCCGCGCCCCTGGACAGCGCTGA
- a CDS encoding porin, whose product MHNNKNFKHRFLPAFIVSLSSLGLSSMAQAEIMLYDKDQTTFSTDGYINAFYVNSNVDRAGDQYDRRQARVKMGFLPNYLGFNMGKQVDDLKLGARASFWVTINDSETNGTNTAIDVRQFYGTVANPEWGEVLIGKDFGLFARSNILLDELLSGYGQVSDTLGLVDGGGVSFGNIGSGYPYPFPTSQITYRTPMMDGLRVAVGIMDPVDTNDSSATGKAYQKNPRTESEITYQFDLGGAKIYSWLNGSYQTSDNTDSSVGSVTSKGVGYGVQAKMGGLSLTGSGFQAKGINPFFTNNAGEPTLRNVDSDGYLLQGSYKLGKNRLALSYGKTKDDGNGVVGSGADYETRGIALFHDVNDNLKLVAEYNQFEINGHDTSAQNENTDTFAVGAVLTW is encoded by the coding sequence ATGCACAACAATAAGAATTTCAAGCATCGTTTCTTGCCGGCTTTCATCGTGAGTCTGTCATCCCTGGGCCTGAGCTCAATGGCCCAGGCCGAGATCATGCTGTACGACAAGGACCAGACCACATTCTCCACCGATGGCTACATCAACGCCTTCTACGTCAACAGCAACGTGGACCGGGCCGGCGATCAGTACGACCGGCGCCAGGCGCGGGTGAAGATGGGGTTTCTGCCCAATTACCTGGGCTTCAACATGGGCAAGCAGGTCGATGACCTCAAGCTCGGCGCCCGGGCCTCGTTCTGGGTGACCATCAACGACAGCGAAACCAACGGCACCAACACCGCCATCGACGTGCGGCAGTTCTACGGCACGGTGGCCAACCCGGAGTGGGGCGAGGTGCTGATCGGCAAGGACTTCGGCCTGTTTGCCCGTTCCAACATCCTGCTCGACGAACTGCTCTCTGGTTATGGTCAGGTCAGCGATACGTTGGGCCTGGTGGACGGCGGCGGTGTGTCGTTCGGCAACATCGGCAGCGGTTATCCGTACCCGTTCCCGACCTCGCAGATTACCTATCGCACCCCGATGATGGACGGCTTGCGGGTGGCGGTGGGGATCATGGACCCGGTTGACACCAACGACAGCAGCGCAACCGGCAAGGCATACCAGAAGAACCCGCGCACCGAGAGCGAAATCACTTATCAGTTCGACCTCGGCGGGGCGAAGATTTACAGCTGGCTCAACGGCAGCTACCAGACGTCGGACAATACCGACTCCAGCGTCGGGTCCGTCACCTCCAAAGGCGTCGGCTACGGTGTGCAGGCGAAGATGGGCGGGCTGTCGCTGACCGGTTCCGGTTTCCAGGCCAAGGGCATCAACCCATTCTTTACCAACAACGCCGGCGAGCCGACCCTGCGCAATGTCGACAGCGACGGCTACCTGTTGCAGGGCTCCTACAAACTGGGCAAGAACCGTCTGGCCTTGTCCTATGGCAAGACCAAGGACGACGGCAACGGCGTGGTGGGCAGCGGTGCCGATTACGAGACTCGCGGGATTGCGCTGTTCCATGACGTCAACGACAACCTGAAATTGGTGGCCGAGTACAACCAGTTCGAAATCAATGGCCACGACACCAGCGCCCAGAATGAAAACACCGATACGTTTGCGGTGGGGGCGGTGCTGACCTGGTAG